The following proteins come from a genomic window of Sorghum bicolor cultivar BTx623 chromosome 3, Sorghum_bicolor_NCBIv3, whole genome shotgun sequence:
- the LOC8079264 gene encoding NAC domain-containing protein 83, producing MATEHGFPPGYRFVPTDEEVVEFCLLPRIQDQPLLPNDIIEDDPLSAPPWALLEKHGRRHQAFFFAACQAMNAKGNRQKRTCAGQGTWQGQGKGKRKRQQEEGEEEVKKKLRVPVRGSAETMEIEWDKYALNFHEHGVKGSTGWVMHEYSITAPPELARSPVRVYCIRFSGHGRNAKKNSRDAQHRGDDEFEDEEGGQVDDDADAAGAMATATWSAAEEDAALLVQEYLTAFPVAAVDVVSANPADAADAGAGYDQDLPELVDDDSFDFMNTLPDLVPRFDFSQ from the coding sequence ATGGCCACGGAGCACGGCTTTCCTCCTGGCTACCGTTTCGTGCCCACTGACGAGGAGGTGGTCGAGTTCTGCCTGCTCCCTCGCATCCAGGACCAGCCCCTCCTGCCCAACGACATCATCGAGGACGATCCGCTGAGCGCGCCGCCGTGGGCTCTCCTCGAGAAGCACGGGCGGAGGCACCAGGCCTTCTTCTTCGCGGCGTGTCAGGCCATGAACGCCAAGGGCAACCGCCAGAAGCGGACCTGCGCAGGACAAGGGACCTGGCAAGGGCAGGGCAAGGGCAAGAGgaagcgccagcaggaagaaggcgaggaggaggtgaagaagaagctgcGCGTGCCCGTGCGCGGCAGCGCCGAGACGATGGAGATCGAGTGGGACAAGTACGCGCTCAACTTCCACGAGCACGGTGTCAAGGGCAGCACGGGGTGGGTCATGCACGAGTACTCCATCACCGCCCCGCCCGAGCTCGCGCGGTCGCCGGTGAGGGTGTACTGCATCCGCTTCAGCGGCCACGGCAGGAACGCCAAGAAGAACAGCAGGGATGCGCAGCATAGGGGCGACGACGAGTTCGAGGACGAGGAGGGGGGGCAAGTGGATGATGATGCAGATGCAGCAGGAGCAATGGCCACCGCTACCTGGAGTGCCGCGGAGGAAGACGCTGCCCTGCTCGTCCAAGAGTACCTCACTGCTTTCCCTGTGGCGGCGGTGGATGTTGTCAGCGCCAATCCTGCCGATGCGGCGGACGCAGGAGCAGGCTATGATCAGGACTTGCCCGAGTTGGTGGATGACGACAGTTTCGACTTCATGAACACTTTGCCTGACCTGGTGCCTCGTTTCGACTTCTCCCAATGA